One genomic segment of Natrononativus amylolyticus includes these proteins:
- a CDS encoding heme o synthase, whose protein sequence is MATDSFPRPIGTHQRFSTLLAATALGVYLLLIIGATTSITDAAAACTTWPTCHPPTDPLSQTELAIAWGHRLAAVVVGLLVAATLAVAALGDASRRVRLALALAFVLYLVQIGVGAVTATAGTVAVVPGLHLGLGIVIFAAALLALAWDLEATTGTRDERPAPEPAPIEPLDASASRTLPDGGLARARLTAFAYFKMMKPRLMWLLCLVAAAGMALAAGPALDRYTIVATLGGGVLAIGASGTFNHVLERDVDQRMSRTADRPLATELIPIRNAILFGLFLTAASLTAFLTINVLAAALGLAAILFYSVVYTLVLKPNTVQNTVIGGAAGALPALIGWAAVTNEIGLPALALAGVIFLWTPAHFYNLALAYRDDYARGGFPMMPVVRGETVTRKHILYYLGATLVGTVGLAWITPLGALYAAAVVVFGAVFLWYAVDLHFEQTEAAAFRAFHASNAFLGAVLVAILVDALVVSGAAF, encoded by the coding sequence GTGGCCACCGACTCGTTTCCCCGCCCGATCGGTACGCACCAGCGGTTCTCAACCCTGCTGGCAGCGACCGCACTCGGCGTCTACCTCCTGTTGATCATCGGTGCCACGACGTCGATCACCGACGCGGCCGCGGCGTGTACGACCTGGCCGACCTGTCACCCGCCGACGGACCCGCTGAGCCAGACCGAACTGGCGATCGCCTGGGGCCACCGGCTGGCCGCCGTCGTCGTCGGCCTGCTCGTCGCCGCGACGCTGGCCGTCGCCGCCCTCGGCGACGCCTCCCGGCGCGTCCGCCTCGCGCTCGCGCTCGCGTTCGTCCTCTACCTCGTCCAGATCGGCGTCGGCGCCGTCACCGCAACCGCCGGCACGGTCGCGGTCGTCCCCGGCCTCCACCTCGGGCTCGGCATCGTCATCTTCGCCGCGGCGCTCCTGGCGCTGGCCTGGGACCTCGAGGCTACGACCGGCACCCGCGACGAACGACCCGCGCCGGAGCCGGCACCGATCGAACCCCTCGACGCTTCCGCATCTCGCACGCTCCCCGACGGGGGGCTGGCGCGAGCCCGACTCACCGCCTTCGCCTACTTCAAGATGATGAAGCCGCGGCTGATGTGGCTGCTCTGTCTGGTCGCCGCCGCCGGGATGGCGCTGGCCGCCGGCCCCGCACTCGACCGCTACACCATCGTCGCCACGCTCGGCGGCGGCGTGCTCGCCATCGGCGCCTCGGGAACGTTCAACCACGTCTTAGAGCGCGACGTCGACCAGCGGATGTCCCGGACCGCCGACCGGCCGCTGGCGACGGAGCTGATCCCGATCCGGAACGCGATCCTGTTCGGGCTGTTTCTCACCGCCGCCTCGCTGACGGCGTTTCTGACGATCAACGTCCTCGCGGCCGCCCTCGGCCTCGCGGCGATCCTGTTCTACAGCGTCGTCTACACGCTGGTGTTGAAGCCGAACACGGTACAGAACACGGTCATCGGCGGCGCCGCGGGCGCCTTGCCCGCCCTGATCGGCTGGGCCGCCGTCACGAACGAGATCGGTCTGCCGGCGCTCGCGCTCGCGGGCGTCATCTTCCTCTGGACGCCGGCGCACTTCTACAACCTCGCGCTGGCCTACCGGGACGACTACGCCCGTGGCGGCTTCCCCATGATGCCGGTCGTCCGGGGGGAAACCGTCACCCGGAAACACATCCTCTACTACCTGGGCGCGACCCTCGTCGGCACGGTGGGACTCGCCTGGATCACCCCCCTCGGCGCGCTGTACGCAGCCGCGGTGGTCGTCTTCGGCGCGGTCTTCCTCTGGTACGCCGTCGACCTCCACTTCGAGCAGACCGAGGCCGCCGCGTTCCGGGCCTTCCACGCCTCGAACGCCTTCCTCGGCGCGGTGCTCGTCGCGATCCTCGTCGACGCGCTCGTGGTGTCGGGAGCCGCGTTCTGA
- a CDS encoding helix-turn-helix transcriptional regulator produces MARWLQSGRRRDLCFLLAEAGELRGQQLKSALESHYGSRLEPKSFYGSLSALVDAGIVEKRTQGLHDVYALTSEGEAALCEHADWVRRCLDAADDRLECE; encoded by the coding sequence ATGGCGCGATGGCTCCAGAGCGGCCGGCGGCGGGACCTGTGTTTCCTGCTCGCCGAGGCGGGCGAACTGCGCGGCCAGCAGCTCAAGTCGGCCCTCGAGTCTCACTACGGGAGCCGGCTCGAACCAAAATCGTTCTACGGCTCGCTGTCGGCGCTGGTCGACGCCGGGATCGTCGAGAAGCGAACGCAGGGACTCCACGACGTCTACGCGCTGACCTCCGAGGGAGAAGCGGCGCTGTGCGAGCACGCCGACTGGGTTCGCCGGTGTCTCGACGCCGCGGACGACCGACTCGAGTGCGAGTAG
- a CDS encoding DUF7111 family protein, which translates to MTSDEATAEAGGITATYTETDSERRLEFIADGATAAVAQNREGYAMLKVRPTADGDELERYYGFDMALDHVAELLATSPHELPIPPAAADMGM; encoded by the coding sequence ATGACCAGCGACGAGGCCACCGCCGAAGCCGGGGGGATCACCGCGACGTACACCGAAACCGACAGCGAGCGCCGCCTCGAGTTCATCGCCGACGGCGCAACCGCCGCCGTCGCCCAGAACCGGGAGGGGTACGCGATGTTGAAGGTGCGCCCGACCGCCGACGGCGACGAACTCGAGCGCTACTACGGCTTCGACATGGCGCTCGACCACGTCGCCGAACTGCTCGCGACGTCGCCGCACGAGCTGCCGATCCCTCCGGCGGCCGCCGACATGGGAATGTGA
- a CDS encoding DUF7410 domain-containing protein, which translates to MPPTCPHCERPFPDERLRTLHLGLEHAGRLTGRQRAAFEDAYLEEQAEIRRFRLWVASTLILVYFCLLFVYAVVT; encoded by the coding sequence GTGCCACCGACCTGTCCGCACTGTGAGCGACCGTTTCCCGACGAGCGGCTGCGAACGCTCCACCTCGGCCTCGAGCACGCCGGCCGACTCACCGGCCGCCAGCGGGCGGCGTTCGAGGACGCCTACCTCGAGGAACAGGCCGAGATCCGTCGGTTTCGGCTGTGGGTGGCGTCGACGCTGATCCTGGTGTACTTCTGTCTGCTGTTCGTGTACGCCGTCGTCACGTAA
- a CDS encoding DUF3267 domain-containing protein: MSEDDLPDDSGQLLAAFRLTRPVALQWLVASTAGFVLALYLFGTALEAVHGGSLEPVVVSVGSPPHLLGWIVAVAVVVVAVVVPHELVHGLFMARYGARPEYGVGVSHLVPYAYARTEGASYTRNQMLVVLLSPLVALSLVGLGLLAVVPSPLVVLALAANAAGSVGDLWMAALLCRYPPEVRVGELPDGADGIGVYGAPGAGERRVDSPALLAFGTGAVTTLVAILAGLFVLVAGSLAFASGTVVLGDPDGRWFLFRHELVADGRGALLEVGFPLLLALSAAGGAVWAVLATAARRLA, translated from the coding sequence GTGAGCGAGGACGATCTCCCGGACGACTCCGGACAGCTGCTCGCGGCGTTCAGACTCACGCGCCCCGTCGCCTTGCAGTGGCTCGTCGCGTCGACGGCCGGGTTCGTCCTCGCGCTGTACCTGTTCGGCACCGCTCTCGAGGCGGTCCACGGGGGATCGCTCGAGCCGGTCGTCGTCTCCGTCGGCTCGCCGCCGCATCTGCTCGGCTGGATCGTCGCCGTCGCCGTCGTGGTCGTCGCGGTCGTCGTTCCACACGAACTCGTCCACGGCCTGTTCATGGCCCGCTACGGAGCGCGCCCGGAGTACGGCGTCGGCGTCTCACACCTCGTACCGTACGCGTACGCTCGAACGGAGGGGGCGAGCTACACGCGAAATCAGATGCTCGTCGTCCTGCTGTCGCCGCTGGTCGCGCTCTCGCTGGTCGGCCTCGGTCTGCTGGCGGTCGTCCCCTCCCCGCTGGTGGTGCTCGCGCTCGCGGCCAACGCCGCCGGCTCGGTCGGCGACCTCTGGATGGCGGCGCTGCTGTGTCGATATCCGCCGGAGGTCCGCGTCGGCGAACTGCCCGACGGAGCCGACGGAATCGGCGTCTACGGCGCCCCCGGAGCGGGCGAGCGGCGGGTCGACTCCCCCGCGCTCCTCGCGTTCGGAACGGGAGCGGTAACGACGCTCGTCGCGATTCTCGCGGGCCTGTTCGTTCTCGTCGCGGGCTCGCTCGCGTTCGCCTCGGGCACCGTCGTTCTGGGCGATCCCGACGGTCGCTGGTTCCTGTTTCGACACGAACTCGTCGCGGACGGCCGCGGCGCGCTGCTCGAGGTCGGCTTCCCGCTCTTGCTCGCGCTCTCTGCGGCGGGCGGGGCCGTCTGGGCGGTCCTCGCGACGGCCGCCAGACGGCTCGCCTGA
- a CDS encoding polysaccharide deacetylase family protein, with the protein MTSMTRRRVLAATGALTVGTTALTTGASADVDGDGMVVFVYDDSPIEDYTSTYPIHQEYDVPGCVAACPGLMAASDEFMDPDQLTEMYEDGWEVMSHTIDHRALGHTPLERDAESGDDRLYVGSNLHGDHPGDPLVVLDGDREIEATVAGQGVDGDDHYVELESGLEESIEATDETVVRYTEEFTREILEESKAMIEEWGVPVTGFVYTYDRYHGIVEELVPEYYETTPNYRSHDGINPLDAIDPFQLYRRYIETDWATTDEIEQFMATTAEEGHLGIVSGHSQFETLPADRIEFTIEAALEHDLRIVTLQEALEELGHLEVHDVDVDDGDDSDDGEAADDGSENATESDDGGTNSTADDASDGMPGFGAAVGAAGVAGGAALAARKLASRGDDRER; encoded by the coding sequence ATGACCTCGATGACGCGGCGGCGCGTGCTCGCGGCGACTGGCGCACTCACCGTCGGCACCACTGCGCTGACGACCGGCGCGAGCGCCGACGTCGACGGCGACGGGATGGTCGTGTTCGTCTACGATGACAGCCCGATCGAAGACTACACGTCGACGTATCCGATCCACCAGGAGTACGACGTTCCCGGCTGCGTGGCGGCCTGCCCCGGACTGATGGCCGCATCGGACGAGTTCATGGACCCCGACCAGCTCACCGAGATGTACGAGGACGGCTGGGAAGTCATGTCCCACACGATCGACCACCGCGCGCTCGGACACACGCCGCTCGAGCGCGACGCCGAGAGCGGCGACGATCGCCTCTACGTCGGCTCGAACCTCCACGGCGACCACCCCGGCGATCCGCTGGTCGTCCTCGACGGCGACCGGGAGATCGAGGCGACCGTCGCGGGCCAGGGCGTCGACGGCGACGACCACTACGTCGAACTCGAGTCGGGACTCGAGGAGTCGATCGAGGCGACCGACGAGACCGTCGTCCGCTACACGGAGGAGTTCACGCGCGAGATCCTCGAGGAGTCGAAGGCCATGATCGAGGAGTGGGGAGTGCCGGTCACGGGGTTCGTCTACACGTACGATCGGTACCACGGGATCGTCGAAGAGCTCGTCCCCGAGTACTACGAGACGACGCCGAACTATCGGAGCCACGACGGGATCAACCCTCTCGACGCGATCGATCCGTTTCAGCTCTACCGGCGATACATCGAAACCGACTGGGCGACGACCGACGAGATCGAGCAGTTCATGGCGACGACCGCCGAGGAGGGCCACCTCGGAATCGTCTCCGGCCACAGCCAGTTCGAGACGCTCCCCGCCGACCGGATCGAGTTCACGATCGAAGCGGCCCTCGAGCACGACCTGCGGATCGTCACCCTCCAGGAGGCCCTCGAGGAGCTCGGCCACCTCGAGGTACACGACGTCGACGTCGACGACGGGGACGATTCCGACGACGGCGAGGCCGCGGACGACGGGAGCGAGAACGCGACCGAATCCGACGACGGCGGAACGAACTCGACGGCCGACGACGCGAGCGACGGTATGCCCGGATTCGGTGCCGCCGTCGGCGCCGCCGGCGTCGCAGGTGGCGCCGCACTCGCCGCCCGCAAGCTGGCCTCGCGCGGCGACGACCGCGAGCGCTGA